From Serinicoccus profundi, the proteins below share one genomic window:
- a CDS encoding ABC transporter substrate-binding protein gives MSIRPTSRLACALALGLVLAACGGESTDSGPEDTPAAGGESDSSTAGTDEAAESEMAGPGSFPLTVDTTAGEVTLEEQPQQIVSLSPSATEILFAIGAGDQVVAADAFSTYPEEAPTTDLSGYEPNVEAIAGYEPDLVVISGDTNDLTSSLNALDVPVIDNPAPTTIEEGWDGMAMLGLATGHPDETAEVIADLREQVDAAFAEAPQGVEGLRVYHELDETFFSASSNSFIGDVYSQFGAVNIADEADTDGTGYPQLTEEAIIEADPQLIVITDQVSYTAEDVAARPGWSEVAAVKNGNIVTVSADISSRWGPRLPELVTTLSDAMSQVSVPANG, from the coding sequence ATGAGCATCCGTCCCACTTCCCGCCTGGCCTGCGCCCTCGCGCTCGGCCTCGTCCTCGCCGCCTGCGGTGGCGAGAGCACCGACTCCGGCCCCGAGGACACCCCCGCCGCAGGGGGCGAGTCCGACTCCAGCACCGCCGGCACCGACGAGGCCGCCGAGTCCGAGATGGCCGGACCGGGCAGCTTCCCGCTGACCGTCGACACCACCGCGGGCGAGGTGACCCTGGAGGAGCAGCCGCAGCAGATCGTCTCCCTCTCCCCCTCGGCCACCGAGATCCTCTTCGCGATCGGTGCCGGCGACCAGGTCGTCGCGGCCGACGCCTTCTCGACCTACCCCGAGGAGGCCCCGACCACCGACCTGTCGGGCTACGAGCCCAACGTCGAGGCCATCGCGGGCTACGAGCCCGACCTCGTCGTCATCTCCGGTGACACCAACGACCTCACCTCCTCGCTCAACGCGCTCGACGTGCCGGTCATCGACAACCCGGCGCCCACGACGATCGAGGAGGGCTGGGACGGCATGGCCATGCTCGGCCTGGCCACCGGCCACCCCGACGAGACCGCCGAGGTCATCGCCGACCTGCGCGAGCAGGTGGACGCCGCCTTCGCCGAGGCGCCGCAGGGCGTCGAGGGCCTGCGGGTCTACCACGAGCTGGACGAGACCTTCTTCTCCGCGAGCAGCAACAGCTTCATCGGTGACGTCTACAGCCAGTTCGGCGCGGTCAACATCGCCGACGAGGCCGACACCGACGGAACGGGCTACCCGCAGCTGACCGAGGAGGCCATCATCGAGGCCGACCCGCAGCTCATCGTCATCACCGACCAGGTGTCCTACACCGCCGAGGACGTCGCGGCCCGCCCCGGCTGGTCGGAGGTCGCGGCCGTGAAGAACGGCAACATCGTCACCGTCTCCGCCGACATCTCCTCCCGCTGGGGGCCGCGCCTGCCCGAGCTGGTCACCACGCTGTCCGACGCGATGAGCCAGGTCAGCGTCCCCGCCAACGGCTGA
- a CDS encoding FecCD family ABC transporter permease gives MTTRTHAPTDALDEAADRAFRLSVPALLGCTALLLLAILASATQGAAGLPVEGVVRALVGALPGIELTQTLTTAQEAVLWQIRLPRTILAALVGASLAMAGAGYQGVFRNPLADPYLLGVSAGAGLGAVLALGFGLDLAWGPIAALPMAAFVGAVLAVTGSVLVARGSFRDPATLLLAGVAMAALFSATQTYALTRLDETRAREVLSWLFGRLATHGWGPVTLLLPYVLLAGAVLWLHGRHLDVLRLGDDEARALGLSPARSRLVVVAAATLITAAAVSVSGLIAFVGLVTPHLVRLLVGHSYRLIVPLSAILGAAFLATVDIGARTLVAPAELPVGVITAFVGAPFFCVVLWRRKVDS, from the coding sequence ATGACGACCCGCACCCACGCGCCCACCGATGCGCTCGACGAGGCTGCTGACCGCGCCTTCCGGCTCTCGGTGCCCGCGCTGCTCGGGTGCACGGCCCTGCTGCTCCTGGCGATCCTGGCCTCGGCCACGCAGGGGGCGGCGGGGCTGCCGGTCGAGGGAGTCGTCCGCGCACTCGTCGGTGCCCTGCCCGGCATCGAGCTGACGCAGACGCTCACCACCGCACAGGAGGCGGTGCTGTGGCAGATCCGCCTGCCGCGCACCATCCTCGCGGCGCTCGTCGGCGCCAGCCTGGCGATGGCCGGCGCCGGCTACCAGGGGGTCTTCCGCAACCCGCTCGCCGACCCCTACCTGCTCGGGGTCTCGGCCGGGGCCGGCCTGGGGGCGGTGCTCGCGCTCGGCTTCGGGCTCGACCTCGCGTGGGGCCCGATCGCCGCGCTGCCGATGGCCGCCTTCGTCGGGGCGGTGCTCGCCGTCACCGGCTCGGTGCTCGTGGCGCGCGGGTCCTTCCGCGACCCGGCGACGCTGCTGCTCGCCGGTGTCGCGATGGCGGCGCTCTTCTCCGCGACGCAGACGTATGCCCTCACCCGGCTCGACGAGACCCGCGCCCGCGAGGTGCTCTCCTGGCTCTTCGGCCGGCTCGCGACGCACGGCTGGGGCCCGGTGACCCTGCTGCTGCCCTACGTGCTGCTCGCCGGGGCGGTGCTGTGGCTGCACGGCCGCCACCTCGACGTGCTGCGCCTGGGCGATGACGAGGCGCGCGCGCTGGGGCTCTCCCCGGCTCGCTCGCGGCTCGTCGTGGTCGCTGCGGCGACGCTCATCACGGCGGCGGCGGTGTCGGTGAGCGGCCTCATCGCCTTCGTCGGCCTCGTGACCCCTCACCTGGTGCGGCTGCTCGTCGGCCACTCCTACCGCCTCATCGTCCCGCTGTCGGCCATCCTCGGCGCGGCTTTCCTCGCCACGGTCGACATCGGCGCCCGCACCCTCGTCGCGCCGGCCGAGCTGCCCGTCGGGGTCATCACCGCCTTCGTCGGCGCCCCCTTCTTCTGCGTCGTGCTGTGGCGCCGGAAGGTCGACTCATGA
- a CDS encoding ABC transporter ATP-binding protein: MTTHPLTPAHALRTRDIRVSFAGTEVVAGVDLDLRAGEWLGLIGPNGSGKSTFLRSLVRLVPRTGSVERGDGTAPGPTDLSLMPQSPELPPGMTVVEYVLLGRTAHLGWLSMESRADRRIATDVLRRLGLASFARRPVRSLSGGEAQRVVIGRALVQQSPILLLDEPTSALDVGHQVEVLELVDELRREDGLTVVAAMHDLGMAARYADRLLLLERGAQVALGTPQEVLEPTLLSRVYHHPVRVHRLDGHLIVLPEARAPHTPTSAPTPLPTRHTTEAS, encoded by the coding sequence ATGACGACCCACCCGCTCACCCCCGCCCACGCCCTGCGCACCCGCGACATCCGGGTCTCCTTCGCCGGCACCGAGGTCGTCGCCGGGGTCGACCTCGACCTGCGGGCCGGCGAGTGGCTCGGGCTCATCGGCCCCAACGGCTCGGGCAAGTCCACCTTCCTGCGCTCCCTCGTGCGGCTCGTCCCCCGCACCGGCAGCGTCGAGCGGGGCGACGGCACCGCGCCCGGCCCCACCGACCTCTCGCTCATGCCGCAGTCGCCCGAGCTGCCGCCCGGGATGACCGTCGTCGAGTACGTCCTGCTCGGCCGCACCGCCCACCTCGGCTGGCTCTCCATGGAGTCACGGGCGGACCGTCGGATCGCCACCGACGTGCTGCGCCGCCTCGGGCTCGCGTCCTTCGCCCGGCGCCCGGTGCGCAGCCTCTCCGGTGGCGAGGCGCAGCGCGTCGTCATCGGCCGGGCGCTGGTCCAGCAGAGCCCGATCCTGCTGCTCGACGAACCCACCAGCGCGCTCGACGTCGGCCACCAGGTCGAGGTCCTCGAGCTGGTCGACGAGCTGCGCCGCGAGGACGGCCTCACCGTCGTCGCCGCGATGCACGACCTGGGGATGGCGGCCCGGTATGCCGACCGCCTCCTCCTGCTCGAGCGGGGCGCCCAGGTGGCGCTCGGCACGCCCCAGGAGGTCCTGGAGCCGACGCTGCTCAGCCGCGTCTACCACCACCCGGTGCGGGTCCACCGGCTCGACGGCCACCTCATCGTGCTCCCCGAGGCCCGCGCACCGCATACCCCGACCTCGGCGCCGACACCCCTGCCCACCCGGCACACCACGGAGGCCTCGTGA
- the cobO gene encoding cob(I)yrinic acid a,c-diamide adenosyltransferase — protein MNDDTGTGEHAEPRTKRPYDRRELRSAPSLVLVNTGHGKGKSTAAFGTLLRSRGRDWPTACVQFLKSGTWRTGEEAMLRQLGVKWFSAGDGFSWDSTDLDESRAKAVAAWEFSAGLIAAGEHRMIMLDEISYPMNWGWIEVEAVVEVLRGRPEDVSVFLTGREMPQPVIDVADTVTEMVPVKHAFQQGIRARRGIDY, from the coding sequence GTGAACGACGACACCGGCACCGGCGAGCACGCCGAGCCCCGCACGAAGCGGCCCTACGACCGGCGCGAGCTGCGCTCCGCACCCTCCCTGGTGCTCGTCAACACCGGCCATGGCAAGGGCAAGTCCACCGCCGCCTTCGGCACCCTGCTGCGCAGCCGCGGGCGGGACTGGCCGACCGCGTGCGTGCAGTTCCTCAAGTCCGGCACGTGGCGGACCGGCGAGGAGGCGATGCTGCGTCAGCTCGGGGTTAAGTGGTTCAGCGCGGGCGACGGCTTCTCCTGGGACAGCACCGATCTCGACGAGAGCCGCGCCAAGGCGGTCGCCGCCTGGGAGTTCAGCGCCGGGCTCATCGCCGCGGGCGAGCACCGGATGATCATGCTCGACGAGATCTCCTACCCCATGAACTGGGGCTGGATCGAGGTCGAGGCCGTCGTCGAGGTCCTGCGCGGGCGCCCCGAGGATGTCAGCGTCTTCCTCACCGGCCGGGAGATGCCGCAGCCGGTCATCGACGTCGCCGACACGGTCACCGAGATGGTCCCGGTCAAGCACGCCTTCCAGCAGGGGATCCGCGCGCGGCGGGGGATCGACTACTAG
- a CDS encoding cobyric acid synthase → MGAVLVAGATSGAGKSTVTSALCRALARRGVDVAPFKAQNMSNHSAVTPDGGELGRAQAMQALAARVDTDRRMGPVLLKPSGMRSHVVVLGDEVGVDDALSYGDRARSLRPVVLEALTSLCRDHAVVVAEGAGGAAEPNLLDRDVVNLPLAAAAGMPAVLVVDIDRGGAFAAAFGTWALLPERLRSCLRGVVLNGMRGDVSLLDPAVRDLEARTGIPVLGVLPHLGEHLMLGVEDSLDLRAAGRPSPEEGPGEGRPLRVGVVALPHLANPSDLDPLVLEPSVELRWATRPGDLHDVDLVLLPGTRATLADLAWLRERGLAEAIVRLAQDPAGPHVLGICGGYQMLGEEIEDDGIEADPHRAPQMVAPAPHRASQMVAPDPHRASQMVAPDPHRASQMVAPRDGVVPGLGLLPVSTRFARPKVVRRVVGRVAGGSSAVSGYQIHLGRVTAQEDAARWLSLDEAGEEGCLSTDHRVRGTTVHGVLDEDTMRHAFLGAVATVRGRDFRPSPVPYAEALDAHLEHLADWVEQHLDVDALLALTQTAAVPGEGPGW, encoded by the coding sequence ATGGGCGCGGTGCTGGTCGCGGGTGCCACCAGCGGCGCCGGCAAGTCGACGGTCACGTCCGCGCTGTGCCGCGCCCTGGCCCGGCGCGGGGTCGACGTCGCGCCCTTCAAGGCGCAGAACATGTCGAACCACAGCGCGGTCACCCCCGACGGCGGCGAGCTCGGGCGCGCCCAGGCGATGCAGGCGCTGGCCGCGCGGGTCGACACCGACCGGCGCATGGGCCCGGTGCTGCTCAAGCCGTCCGGGATGCGCTCGCACGTCGTCGTGCTCGGGGACGAGGTCGGCGTCGACGACGCCCTGAGCTATGGCGACCGCGCGCGGTCCCTGCGCCCCGTCGTCCTCGAGGCGCTCACGTCGCTGTGTCGCGATCACGCGGTGGTCGTCGCCGAGGGTGCCGGAGGCGCGGCCGAGCCCAACCTCCTCGACCGGGACGTCGTCAACCTGCCGCTGGCGGCGGCGGCGGGGATGCCGGCCGTGCTCGTCGTCGACATCGACCGCGGCGGTGCCTTCGCGGCGGCCTTCGGCACGTGGGCGCTGCTCCCGGAACGGCTCCGGTCCTGTCTGCGCGGGGTGGTCCTCAACGGCATGCGCGGAGACGTCTCCCTGCTCGACCCCGCCGTGCGCGACCTCGAGGCGCGCACCGGCATACCCGTCCTCGGGGTGCTGCCGCACCTCGGCGAGCACCTCATGCTCGGCGTCGAGGACTCCCTGGATCTGCGCGCAGCCGGTCGGCCCTCGCCCGAGGAGGGGCCGGGCGAGGGTCGACCGCTGCGCGTGGGCGTCGTCGCCCTGCCCCACCTGGCCAACCCCTCCGACCTCGACCCGCTCGTGCTCGAGCCGTCGGTCGAGCTGAGGTGGGCGACGCGGCCGGGCGACCTGCACGACGTCGACCTCGTGCTCCTGCCGGGGACCCGCGCCACCCTCGCCGACCTCGCCTGGCTGCGGGAGCGCGGTCTCGCCGAGGCGATCGTGCGCCTGGCGCAGGACCCCGCCGGGCCGCACGTCCTGGGGATCTGCGGTGGCTACCAGATGCTCGGGGAGGAGATCGAGGACGACGGCATCGAGGCTGACCCCCACCGAGCGCCGCAGATGGTCGCCCCCGCACCCCACCGAGCGTCGCAGATGGTCGCCCCCGACCCCCACCGAGCGTCGCAGATGGTTGCCCCCGACCCCCACCGGGCGTCGCAGATGGTCGCGCCTCGGGACGGCGTCGTGCCCGGGCTGGGTCTGCTCCCGGTGTCGACCCGCTTCGCCCGGCCCAAGGTGGTGCGCCGTGTCGTCGGGCGGGTCGCGGGCGGGTCGTCTGCCGTGTCGGGGTACCAGATCCACCTCGGCAGGGTGACCGCTCAGGAGGATGCTGCCCGCTGGCTCAGCCTCGACGAGGCGGGCGAGGAGGGGTGCCTCAGCACGGACCACCGGGTGCGCGGCACGACGGTGCACGGCGTGCTCGACGAGGACACGATGCGGCACGCGTTCCTCGGCGCGGTCGCCACGGTCCGGGGGCGCGACTTCCGGCCCTCGCCGGTGCCCTACGCCGAGGCGCTGGACGCCCATCTGGAGCACCTCGCCGACTGGGTGGAGCAGCACCTCGACGTCGACGCCCTGCTGGCGCTCACGCAGACCGCTGCCGTACCGGGTGAGGGGCCGGGATGGTGA
- a CDS encoding adenosylcobinamide amidohydrolase — protein sequence MVSFRLEHEARALVWEVPDGWVALGSASVGGGLTHPRWVSNLDVGDDFRRTDLAAYAAERSAGLGLAGPGTTLLTAADVRQVEHAEVEGVRCWATVGVTKPTWPVPPGGSQHGDAAPQGTRTMGEHPGPAHHGPPSPGTINLVVAAPVPLSVSALVQAVGTITEAKAQVLVQADVPGTGTASDAVVVLCPDPSRSDGAAEAFAGVRSVWGRRVAAAVHATVAAGLTAHPWRPGGSGRPGVVW from the coding sequence ATGGTGAGCTTCCGCCTCGAGCACGAGGCCCGGGCCCTCGTCTGGGAGGTGCCCGACGGGTGGGTGGCCCTCGGCTCGGCCTCGGTCGGTGGCGGGCTCACCCACCCTCGATGGGTGAGCAACCTCGACGTCGGTGACGACTTCCGTCGGACCGACCTGGCGGCCTACGCCGCCGAGCGCTCCGCAGGGCTGGGACTCGCCGGTCCGGGCACCACGCTGCTCACCGCCGCGGACGTGCGGCAGGTCGAGCACGCCGAGGTCGAGGGGGTGCGCTGCTGGGCGACCGTCGGCGTGACCAAGCCGACGTGGCCGGTGCCACCGGGAGGAAGCCAGCACGGCGACGCGGCTCCACAGGGCACGCGCACCATGGGCGAGCATCCCGGGCCCGCGCACCACGGGCCTCCCTCTCCGGGCACCATCAACCTCGTCGTGGCCGCACCCGTCCCGCTCAGCGTCTCCGCGCTGGTCCAGGCGGTGGGCACCATCACCGAGGCCAAGGCCCAAGTGCTCGTGCAGGCCGACGTGCCGGGCACCGGCACAGCCAGCGACGCGGTCGTCGTGCTCTGCCCCGACCCTTCGAGGTCGGACGGTGCGGCGGAGGCCTTCGCGGGCGTCCGATCGGTCTGGGGTCGGCGGGTCGCCGCCGCCGTGCACGCCACCGTGGCCGCCGGGCTCACGGCACACCCGTGGCGGCCCGGAGGCTCGGGGCGACCCGGGGTGGTCTGGTGA
- a CDS encoding CobD/CbiB family cobalamin biosynthesis protein, with translation MTRSPWSAHRTVVHRALAPHTTKRRGPTSRTPAPRTPTSRTLGHRGLGVAAGLVLDRLLGEPPDAWHPVAWFGTAMGGIEESVYADRHGAGAAYAVTGAALGALAGSCLARLGTPGLAVAVGVASAGRMLRHTSADLEALLLTDDLAGARERLPWLVGRDPSGLDEAGIAAAVVESLAENTVDAVVAPAFWGLVAGAPGVLVHRAVNTMDAMVGHRSARYARFGTVAARADDVMAWVPARLFAGLVAMDAGSRGLLGGVCAPLSGQSAGHMCRPGPRSVHRSAGGGAGGSGRQVLAVVARDAPAHPSPNAGVAESAVAGALGVELGGPLEYAGRHEERPRLGSGPRPGPHDIDRARALVDRVERTLVLAGVALWLLDRATARRGHRWT, from the coding sequence GTGACGCGCTCACCCTGGTCGGCGCATCGCACCGTGGTGCACCGCGCGCTGGCACCACACACCACGAAGCGTCGCGGCCCGACCTCACGCACCCCAGCACCCCGCACCCCGACCTCCCGCACCCTGGGGCATCGCGGCCTGGGCGTGGCGGCCGGGCTGGTGCTGGACCGCCTGCTCGGCGAACCCCCGGACGCCTGGCACCCGGTCGCGTGGTTCGGCACGGCGATGGGGGGCATCGAGGAATCGGTCTATGCCGACCGGCACGGGGCGGGCGCTGCTTATGCCGTGACGGGAGCGGCCCTCGGCGCCCTCGCCGGCAGCTGCCTCGCCCGGCTGGGCACCCCCGGCCTCGCGGTCGCGGTCGGAGTCGCGAGCGCGGGGCGGATGCTGCGGCATACCTCGGCGGACCTCGAGGCACTCCTGCTCACGGACGACCTCGCCGGGGCACGGGAGCGGCTCCCGTGGCTGGTGGGGCGCGACCCGAGCGGGCTGGACGAGGCGGGCATCGCCGCTGCCGTCGTCGAGTCGCTCGCCGAGAACACCGTCGACGCCGTCGTCGCGCCCGCCTTCTGGGGGCTCGTCGCCGGGGCGCCGGGCGTGCTCGTCCACCGGGCGGTCAACACGATGGATGCGATGGTGGGGCACCGCAGCGCGAGGTATGCCCGCTTCGGCACCGTCGCCGCCCGCGCCGACGACGTCATGGCCTGGGTGCCGGCGCGGCTCTTCGCGGGCCTCGTCGCGATGGACGCCGGCTCGCGTGGCCTCCTGGGTGGGGTCTGTGCACCGTTGTCGGGGCAGAGCGCAGGACATATGTGCCGTCCTGGTCCACGAAGCGTGCACAGGTCCGCAGGTGGAGGGGCCGGCGGCTCCGGGAGGCAGGTCCTGGCCGTCGTGGCGCGCGACGCCCCGGCACACCCCTCGCCCAACGCCGGGGTCGCCGAGAGCGCGGTGGCCGGTGCGCTCGGCGTCGAGCTCGGCGGCCCGCTGGAGTATGCCGGTCGGCACGAGGAGCGTCCCCGGCTCGGCTCCGGTCCACGCCCCGGCCCGCACGACATCGACCGGGCGCGCGCGCTCGTCGACCGGGTCGAGCGGACCCTCGTGCTGGCCGGCGTGGCACTGTGGCTGCTCGACCGCGCGACCGCGCGCCGGGGACACCGATGGACGTGA
- the cobU gene encoding bifunctional adenosylcobinamide kinase/adenosylcobinamide-phosphate guanylyltransferase: MTLALLTGGARSGKSALAVRRAGRSGRPVVFVATGQARDEEMADRIARHRAERPEEWDTVEAPLDLVGACAALEPGACVVVDCLALWVSNLMEHGDDEATTLDRARALAGWATAYRGAVVVVTNEVGLGIVPMHPVSRDYRDRLGRVNAVLAREADLAQLVVAGRTLTLDPLED, translated from the coding sequence ATGACCCTGGCCCTGCTCACCGGCGGCGCCCGTAGCGGCAAGTCGGCCCTGGCGGTGCGCCGCGCCGGGCGCAGCGGGCGGCCGGTCGTCTTCGTCGCCACCGGCCAGGCCCGCGACGAGGAGATGGCCGACCGCATCGCCCGCCACCGCGCCGAACGCCCCGAGGAGTGGGACACCGTCGAGGCCCCCCTCGACCTCGTCGGGGCCTGCGCGGCCCTCGAACCCGGAGCCTGCGTGGTCGTCGACTGCCTGGCGCTGTGGGTCTCCAACCTCATGGAGCACGGTGACGACGAGGCCACCACCCTCGACCGGGCCCGTGCGCTGGCAGGGTGGGCGACGGCATACCGTGGCGCGGTCGTCGTCGTGACCAACGAGGTCGGTCTGGGGATCGTCCCCATGCACCCGGTGTCGAGGGACTACCGTGACCGTCTGGGCCGGGTCAACGCCGTCCTGGCCCGGGAGGCTGACCTGGCGCAGCTCGTCGTCGCCGGCCGCACCCTCACCCTCGACCCTCTGGAGGACTGA